One Mesorhizobium loti genomic window carries:
- a CDS encoding tol-pal system protein YbgF, whose protein sequence is MHLRSVLSGTLALLLLSGVTALGASGTGQSTDSGFSFHLPSIELPKLFGEKKNLDQVQMVQSDPTAVTSLEDQLRQMNGKIEELNFQVLQMQEQIRKQQEDNEFRFQQLEGGSQGGQTPAAPKKKSDATTDTNTDVAAVPATQAPADAGAATGSDQSTGGKTVEDVIVESPDGDPGKVIPGTGAPEKTFGSITVDKNGNVIDAGGNTQSTAPTQDIAPATKAPAKTGKSNGTIVAALPSTKDPEELYRNSYQFILSGDYSTAEQGFRDHISRFPKDAKTADAHYWLGESLLGQQKYRDAAEVFLAASKDYPKAKKAPDMLLKLGVSLVGLKQHDVACATFSEVGKRYPDISNALKERVKQEKALAAC, encoded by the coding sequence ATGCATTTGAGATCGGTTCTGAGCGGCACGCTTGCGCTGCTGCTCCTTTCAGGCGTCACAGCCCTGGGGGCTAGCGGCACGGGGCAATCAACCGACAGCGGGTTTTCCTTCCATCTGCCCAGCATCGAATTGCCGAAGCTTTTCGGTGAAAAGAAGAACCTGGATCAGGTTCAGATGGTGCAGTCCGATCCTACTGCCGTCACAAGCCTGGAAGACCAGCTGCGCCAGATGAACGGCAAGATCGAGGAACTTAATTTCCAGGTCCTGCAGATGCAGGAGCAAATCCGCAAGCAGCAGGAAGACAACGAGTTCCGCTTCCAGCAACTGGAAGGCGGCTCGCAGGGCGGACAGACACCGGCGGCGCCGAAGAAGAAGTCCGACGCAACCACTGACACCAACACCGACGTGGCCGCGGTCCCGGCAACGCAGGCGCCGGCTGATGCCGGCGCCGCTACTGGCAGCGATCAGTCGACCGGCGGCAAGACGGTCGAGGACGTCATCGTCGAATCACCCGATGGCGATCCAGGCAAGGTGATCCCGGGCACCGGCGCGCCGGAAAAGACCTTTGGTTCCATCACCGTCGACAAGAACGGCAATGTGATCGATGCCGGCGGCAACACCCAGTCGACCGCGCCGACGCAAGATATTGCCCCGGCCACCAAGGCACCGGCCAAGACCGGCAAGTCCAATGGCACGATCGTCGCGGCGCTGCCTTCCACCAAGGACCCGGAAGAGCTCTACCGCAATTCCTATCAGTTCATCCTGTCGGGCGATTACAGCACCGCCGAACAGGGTTTCCGCGATCATATCTCGCGCTTCCCCAAGGACGCCAAGACGGCGGACGCGCATTACTGGCTTGGTGAATCGCTGCTTGGCCAGCAGAAATACCGCGACGCGGCCGAAGTCTTCCTCGCCGCCAGCAAGGACTACCCGAAGGCCAAGAAGGCGCCCGACATGCTGTTGAAGCTCGGCGTGTCGCTGGTCGGTCTCAAGCAGCACGACGTTGCCTGCGCCACCTTCAGCGAAGTCGGCAAGCGCTACCCCGATATTTCCAATGCACTCAAGGAACGCGTCAAGCAGGAGAAGGCCCTGGCTGCGTGCTGA
- a CDS encoding Pal family lipoprotein, with protein sequence MGRIAALTRNPAMIALVAMLAITGCASKKTPNNAADLGLNGAGAATPGSAQDFTVNIGDRIFFDTDSTSIRADAQQTLSRQAQWLNQYKQYAIVVEGHADERGTREYNLALGARRAAATRDFLVSKGVASSRLKTISYGKERPVAVCDDISCWSQNRRAVTTLSGAGS encoded by the coding sequence ATGGGCCGTATCGCAGCACTTACCAGAAACCCGGCCATGATCGCGCTGGTGGCGATGCTCGCCATCACCGGTTGCGCCTCGAAGAAGACGCCGAACAACGCCGCTGACCTTGGCCTCAACGGCGCGGGCGCTGCAACGCCGGGTTCGGCGCAGGACTTTACCGTCAATATCGGCGACCGCATCTTCTTCGACACGGACTCGACCTCGATCCGAGCTGACGCACAGCAGACGCTTTCGCGCCAGGCGCAGTGGCTGAACCAGTACAAGCAGTATGCCATCGTCGTCGAAGGTCATGCCGACGAGCGCGGCACGCGCGAATACAATCTGGCGCTTGGCGCCCGCCGCGCCGCCGCCACCCGCGACTTCCTCGTGTCCAAGGGTGTCGCTTCCAGCCGCCTGAAGACCATTTCCTACGGCAAGGAACGTCCGGTCGCGGTCTGCGACGACATCTCCTGCTGGTCGCAGAACCGCCGTGCGGTCACCACGCTCAGCGGCGCCGGTTCCTGA
- a CDS encoding S23 ribosomal protein, producing the protein MEKQGHYVGRARDLEVYKRAYAASLEIHKATLAFPKIEQYALADQLRRSSKAICANLAEGFAKQPHSKAEFARFISMAMGSCSEVETWISYAFDLEYIQKTQLDRWQHSYSQIYGMLVNLRGALK; encoded by the coding sequence ATGGAGAAGCAGGGACACTACGTTGGGCGCGCCAGAGACCTTGAGGTCTACAAGCGCGCCTACGCGGCTTCTCTTGAGATTCACAAAGCCACGCTTGCCTTTCCGAAGATCGAGCAATATGCGCTCGCCGACCAGTTGCGTCGCTCCAGCAAGGCAATCTGCGCCAATCTGGCCGAGGGTTTTGCCAAACAACCTCACTCCAAAGCCGAATTCGCGCGCTTTATTTCGATGGCGATGGGATCGTGCAGCGAAGTGGAGACATGGATCTCCTACGCGTTCGACCTTGAGTACATACAGAAGACACAGCTCGACAGGTGGCAGCATTCCTATAGCCAGATCTACGGAATGCTGGTGAATCTCAGAGGAGCGCTCAAGTGA
- a CDS encoding translocation protein TolB, with protein sequence MRSFLKPLLTIAAMALGMTAVIPMPAWALVELNVNKGNVEPLPIAITDFQGGDALGAQISQIVTADLKRSGLFAPIDKSAFIEKITNPDAAPRFDDWKVINAQALVTGSVSKEADGRIRAQYRLWDTFAGQQMAGEQFFANDANQRRVAHIIADAIYERLTGEKGYFDTRVVFIDESGAKNARKKRLAIMDQDGANVRYLSDGRSIVLTPRFSPNRQEITYMSYESGQPRVYLLQIETGQRELVGNFPGMTFAPRFSPDGQKVIMSLLRDDGNSNIFAMDLRSRSTTRLTNSTAIDTSPSYSPDGSKVVFTSDRGGRAQIYVMGADGSGQTRISFGDGVYSTPVWSPRGDLIAFTKQTGGEFQIGVMKTDGSGERILSSGFQQEGPTWAPNGRVLMFFRDSNGGPKLVSVDLTGRNEQPIPTSNFASDPAWSPLLE encoded by the coding sequence ATGAGATCTTTCCTCAAGCCGCTCCTGACGATTGCAGCCATGGCGCTGGGCATGACGGCCGTAATCCCCATGCCGGCATGGGCGCTCGTCGAGCTCAACGTCAACAAGGGCAATGTCGAGCCGCTGCCGATCGCCATCACGGATTTCCAGGGTGGCGACGCGCTTGGCGCCCAGATATCCCAGATCGTCACTGCTGATTTGAAGCGTTCCGGCCTGTTCGCGCCGATCGACAAGAGCGCCTTCATCGAGAAGATAACGAACCCGGACGCCGCCCCTCGCTTCGACGACTGGAAGGTGATCAACGCCCAAGCGCTGGTCACCGGCAGCGTCAGCAAGGAAGCAGACGGGCGCATCCGTGCGCAGTACCGGCTTTGGGACACTTTTGCTGGACAGCAGATGGCCGGCGAACAGTTCTTCGCCAACGACGCCAACCAGCGCCGCGTCGCCCACATCATCGCTGACGCCATCTATGAGCGGCTGACCGGCGAGAAGGGTTATTTCGATACGCGCGTGGTGTTCATCGACGAGTCCGGCGCCAAGAATGCGCGCAAGAAGCGCCTGGCTATCATGGACCAGGACGGCGCCAATGTCCGCTATCTCTCGGATGGTCGCTCGATCGTGCTGACGCCGCGTTTCTCGCCGAACCGGCAGGAAATCACCTACATGTCGTATGAAAGCGGCCAGCCCAGGGTCTATCTCCTGCAGATTGAGACCGGGCAGCGCGAACTGGTCGGCAATTTCCCGGGCATGACGTTTGCGCCGCGCTTCTCGCCCGACGGCCAGAAGGTGATCATGAGCCTGCTGCGCGACGACGGCAATTCCAACATCTTCGCCATGGATCTGCGCAGCCGCTCGACGACGCGGCTGACCAATTCGACCGCCATCGACACCTCGCCCTCCTATTCGCCCGACGGCAGCAAGGTGGTGTTCACCTCCGACCGTGGCGGCCGCGCGCAGATTTATGTGATGGGCGCCGACGGCTCGGGCCAGACCCGCATCTCCTTCGGCGATGGCGTCTATTCGACGCCGGTGTGGTCGCCGCGCGGCGACCTCATCGCCTTCACCAAGCAGACCGGCGGCGAGTTTCAGATCGGCGTCATGAAGACCGACGGTTCGGGCGAGCGCATCCTGTCCTCGGGCTTCCAGCAGGAAGGACCGACCTGGGCGCCGAACGGCCGCGTGCTGATGTTCTTCCGCGACTCCAATGGCGGCCCGAAACTGGTTTCGGTCGATCTTACCGGCCGGAACGAGCAGCCGATTCCGACGTCGAACTTCGCGTCCGATCCCGCCTGGTCGCCGCTGCTGGAATAA